The Motilibacter peucedani region GCTGTGCCGCTGTCAGCCGGACCTGCCGGTAGACCTGCGCCAGGTGCCACTGCAGGGACGCCTGACGGCTCGCGCCCAGGTCGCGCGCCCACCTGTCGACGAACGGCTCGAGCCAGTCGGGGTGCTCCCGGCACACCTTCTCCAGGGCGTCGGCCGCGCGCATCCGCAGCCAGGCGTCCTGCTCGAACAGGCAGTCGTAGAGCTCCTCGAGCCGGGACCTGTCCGCGAGCACCGCGCGGACGACCTCAGCCGTCCTGCCGAGCGAGTTCGTCCTGCCCCCGACCGCGAGCATCGTGCGGAACGGCTCGTGCACCCGCTCACCGTACGTCCAGACCCGTGCGCGGCCCTGGGCGATCCGCGGCGGCCGGCTGCACGGACGGGCGGGCCTGCAGCAGGCTCTTGACGGCCCCGGCGCGGGGGAGCATGTTGATCATCACGCACCCGGGCCGCGCGCTGCTCCCGCAGCGCCGGTCGCTCCGGGAGCCGGACCGAGGGGGATCCGCTGTGCGCAAGTCTGTGCTGTCCACCGTCCTTGCTGCTGTCCTCGTGCTCGCCATGGCCGGGCCCGCGAGCGCCTCGCCGCACGCGCCGACCCTGCACCTGAAGGGCAAGACGAGCGCGATCTACGGCTTCGACGGCAGCGTCGAAGGCACCGGACCGGTGCTGCCGGCCGCGAACGTCGTCGCCGAGGTGAAGAACTGCCCGCAGGGCGACTGGATGCTCGACGCGACGCTGGTGCAGGACGGCGTCTCCTACTCGTGGGCGACCACAGCACTGGGCGCCGGCTACGGCGAGTGCGGGGTCGACGAGGCGCCCTTCACCGTCGCCATGGGGTTCTACGGCACCGCACTGCACTCGGGACGCGCGACCGCGCACTTCGCCATCTACCACTACGTCTGCAGCGAGGGGATCTGCAGCCCGGAGGCGACCACCACCATGGAGGACACCCGGGTCGTCCGGATCCCCTGACGGCTAGCCGGTCGGGTCGTCGAGCCGGCGCAGCCCGTCGCGGGTCGCGTCGTCGGTCGCCGCGTAGGCGACGACGCGGCAGCCGGGCATCTCGACGACCGCGAGGCTCGTCGTCACGAAGCTGAGCAGGCCGACCTGCGGGTGCACGAACCGCTTCTCGCGCATGCCCGGGCTGGCGACCTCGTGGCGCTGCCACAGCCGCGCGAACTCGGCGCTGCGCCCGCAGAGCTCGGCGACGAAGCGGTCCCAGGTCGGGTCGCCCAGGTTCTCGACGTACGCGCCGCGCAGCGTCGCGACCATGCGGGCCGACTCGTCGTCCCAGCCGAGGAAGCGCGAACGGATCTCGGGCTCGGTGAAGCAGCACCACATCACGTTGTAGTGGTCGCTGGCCACCGTGTGGAAGCGGCGGAACAGCCTGTCGTAGGCCGCGTTGGTCAGCAGGATGTCGTAGCGCGAGTTGAGCAGCGCCGCCGGCATCTCGCCCAGCGCCGCCACGACCTGGGCGACGTGCGGTGAGACGCGCGGGCGGCGCTCGGAGCGCGGCGCCGCGCTGGGCAGCCCGGCGAGGCGGTAGAGGTGGGCGTGCTCGGTCGTGTCGAGCTGCAGCACGCGCGCCACCGCGTCGAGCACCTGGGTGCTCGCGTTGATGGGTCGGCTCTGCTCGAGCCAGGTGTACCAGGTGACGCCCACGCCCGCGAGCTGCGCGACCTCCTCGCGGCGGAGTCCGGGCGTGCGTCTCCGGTTGCCCTGGGGGAGCCCCACCTCGAGCGGCGAGACGCGCGAGCGGCACGCCCGCAGGAAGCTCGCGAGCTCGCTGCGCCGCTGCCCGGCGACCGGCGGCGCAGTGGCGGGAGCGACGGCCAGTGCGGTCATGCGTACCAGCATGGACCGGCCTCGCTGGCGGTGCCAGCTGCTGCCACTACCAGGATCCGCAGGCTCCTGGCACCAGGCTGCGGGGCGGGTGACGGTGGGCGCCATGACCACCCTCTCCACCTCCACCCGCCGACCGGACGCGGCGCCGGAGCGCGCTGCGTCCTCCGGCCTCGTCCTCGGCCTGCTCGTCACCGGCCTGTTCATGGCGCTGCTCGACGCGACCATCGTCAACGTCGCGCTGCCCGACATCCAGCGCGACCTGCACGCCTCAGGCGCCTCGCTCGAGCTCGTGGTGAGCGGCTACACCGTCGCCTACGCCATGCTGCTCGTCACGGGCGCCCGGCTCGGCGACCTGCTGGGAGCGCGCCGGATGTTCCTCACCGGACTGGCGCTCTTCACGGCCGCCTCCCTGCTCTGCGGGCTGGCACCGGGCTCCACCACGCTCGTCCTCGCCCGCTTCCTGCAGGGCGGCGGCGCGGCGGCGATGGTGCCGCAGATCCTCTCGGTCATCCAGCAGCGCTTCGAGGGGCCGGCGCGGGTGCGCGCGATCAGCACCTACGGCGCCGTCATCGCCGCCGGAGCGGTGTGCGGCCAGGTGCTCGGCGGGCTGCTCGTGAGCGCCGACCTGCTGGGCACGGGCTGGCGGCCGGCGTTCCTCGTCAACGTGCCCGTCGGGATCGTGCTCGGCGTCCTCGTGCCGCGCTACGTGCCGGCCGACGTCGTGAAGCCGGGCCGCCGGCTCGACCTGCCGGGGCTCCTCACCGCGAGCGCCGGCGTCCTGCTCGTCGTGCTCCCGCTCGTGCTCGGCCGTCAGGAGGGCTGGCCGGCGTGGACCTGGGTCTCGCTCGTCGCAGGAGCGGTCACGCTGGCGGGGTTCGTGGCGGTCGAGCGCCGGGTAGCCGCGCGCGGCGGCGACCCGCTGCTCGACCTCCAGGTGGTGCGCGCGCGGGGCCTCGCCGGCGGGGTCGCCGCGCTCGCGGCAGGGATGCTGGCGTACGGCGCCTTCCTGTTCGCGACGACGCTGCACCTGCAGGGCGGCCTGGGCGACAGCCCGCTGCGCTCCGGGCTCACCTTCGCCCCTGCGGCGCTCGCCTTCGGCGCGTCCGGCTACTGGTGGCGGCGGACGCCGACCTCGTGGCACCCGTGGCTCGCGGTGGTCGGGCTGCCGGTCTCCGCCATCGGCTACCTCTTGCTGGCGCTCGCCCTGCGCGGCGGCGGCCAGGACCCGTGGCTGCTCGTGCCGGTGCTCGCCCTCACGGGGGTCGGCATGGGCCTCGCCTTCAGCCCGCTGCTCACCCTGAGCCTCGTCGCCGTGCCGCCGGCGCGGGCGGCCGACGCGAGCGGCCTGCTGACCACCGTCTTCCAGCTCTCGATGGTGCTCGGCGTGACCCTGCTGGGCGGTCGCTACCTCGACCGCGCGCCGTCGGGGTCCGCGCACGCTCTGAGCGCCGTGCTCGTCGTCGTCGCTGCGGTGTCGCTGCTCGGGACGGCCGGTGCGTACGCAGTGGCTCGTGTGGTCCGCGCCGCGCGGTCGGCGTGACCGCGTACGCGGACGACAGGTCTGCAACGTTTACCGCGGCACTGTTGACAGGCGCCTGCGGCGGGCCGGAGAGTGGCCCGGCGTGTGATTGCTCAGACACACGGACACCCGGCAAGGCACGGCAACAGAGAGGTCGTCGTAGATGCTCTACCCCCGGAACCCGCGCCACCGGCGCAGGGTGACGCTGCTCGCCACAGCAGCCGCCGCCTCCGCGGCACTCGTGGCACTCCCCTCCGCGGCCGACGCCGCACCCGTCCCGGCCGCAGCGAAGTCGGCCGTCGTCTCCGGGCAGGCCCGGTTCGAGGTGCTGTCGCCGACGCTGGTGCGCACCGAGTACGCCGGTGACTCGCGCTTCG contains the following coding sequences:
- a CDS encoding helix-turn-helix transcriptional regulator, producing the protein MTALAVAPATAPPVAGQRRSELASFLRACRSRVSPLEVGLPQGNRRRTPGLRREEVAQLAGVGVTWYTWLEQSRPINASTQVLDAVARVLQLDTTEHAHLYRLAGLPSAAPRSERRPRVSPHVAQVVAALGEMPAALLNSRYDILLTNAAYDRLFRRFHTVASDHYNVMWCCFTEPEIRSRFLGWDDESARMVATLRGAYVENLGDPTWDRFVAELCGRSAEFARLWQRHEVASPGMREKRFVHPQVGLLSFVTTSLAVVEMPGCRVVAYAATDDATRDGLRRLDDPTG
- a CDS encoding MFS transporter, with product MTTLSTSTRRPDAAPERAASSGLVLGLLVTGLFMALLDATIVNVALPDIQRDLHASGASLELVVSGYTVAYAMLLVTGARLGDLLGARRMFLTGLALFTAASLLCGLAPGSTTLVLARFLQGGGAAAMVPQILSVIQQRFEGPARVRAISTYGAVIAAGAVCGQVLGGLLVSADLLGTGWRPAFLVNVPVGIVLGVLVPRYVPADVVKPGRRLDLPGLLTASAGVLLVVLPLVLGRQEGWPAWTWVSLVAGAVTLAGFVAVERRVAARGGDPLLDLQVVRARGLAGGVAALAAGMLAYGAFLFATTLHLQGGLGDSPLRSGLTFAPAALAFGASGYWWRRTPTSWHPWLAVVGLPVSAIGYLLLALALRGGGQDPWLLVPVLALTGVGMGLAFSPLLTLSLVAVPPARAADASGLLTTVFQLSMVLGVTLLGGRYLDRAPSGSAHALSAVLVVVAAVSLLGTAGAYAVARVVRAARSA